One genomic region from Salvia hispanica cultivar TCC Black 2014 chromosome 2, UniMelb_Shisp_WGS_1.0, whole genome shotgun sequence encodes:
- the LOC125205139 gene encoding 40S ribosomal protein S19-3, whose protein sequence is MATAKNVKDVSPHEFVKAYAAHLKRSGKMELPEWTDIVKTGVLKELAPYDPDWYYIRAASMARKVYLRGGLGVGAFRRIYGGSKRNGSRPRHFGKSSGAVARHILQQLQNMNIVELDTRGGRKITSSGQRDLDQVAGRIVVVAP, encoded by the exons ATGGCTACCGCGAAAAATGTTAAGGACGTCTCTCCACACGAGTTCGTCAAAGCTTATGCAGCTCACCTCAAGCGCTCCGGCaag ATGGAGCTTCCTGAGTGGACTGATATCGTGAAAACTGGTGTGTTGAAAGAACTTGCCCCTTACGATCCTGACTGGTATTACATTAGGGCTG CTTCCATGGCTAGAAAGGTATACTTGAGGGGAGGTCTTGGAGTTGGTGCCTTCCGTAGGATCTATGGCGGAAGCAAGAGGAATGGAAGTCGTCCACGCCATTTCGGCAAAAGCAGCGGTGCAGTTGCACGTCACATTCTGCAGCAGCTGCAGAACATGAACATTGTCGAGCTTGATACAAGGGG AGGGAGAAAGATCACATCCAGCGGCCAAAGAGATCTCGATCAAGTTGCTGGAAGAATTGTTGTTGTAGCTCCATAG